Below is a window of Nitrospinota bacterium DNA.
TCAATAGATGGGATCAATAGTTATGATCCAGTTCTAGATGATGATATTCCGTATATTGGCGAAACCAATGAATTCGTTGTGCAGACGACTGTCAATATCCACAATCCCACAGAGGGGACCGTGCGGTTCAACAAAAAGGTGGTGATAGTGGAACCTCAGCACGCCAACTCCAATACGGAAGTGTCAGCTAAAGACGGTATAACATTGGGCGCCAACAAGGCCCACAGCATCGATTGTTTAGACATTGTGAATATCCTGACAGTTGATCAAGGTGATCCTGTGATTCATCCCGAGGATTTCGATGTTGAGCGGGTCTTTGAGGGATGGGTCGTCATCGAAAGCGAAAAAGGCAAAAGGATTCCGGACCTGGCCGTCTGTGCCAATTATTTCGCCGCGGTGTGGGATGACACCAATGATGAGGGTGGAGGGGTTTCCGTAGAAACGGTGTGCTACGATCCTATCAGGGTGAGGTTCAGGGGGAAATTCGTGCTCGAGTAGAGGAATCAAGGACCATTTGTAGGACGCCAAGGCGCCACACCAGAGAGAGGAGAGAATACGATGAGATTCATGGAATGGTCGAAGACCAATTTCCCGGCCAGGTTCGCGGTGCTCGCCCTGGTGGGCGCGTTCGTCGCCTCGCTGGGGGTCGTCGCCTTGCCCTCCGAGGCGGAGGCCGGGAGAAGGAATGTCTGGAGCGTGAAGTTTAAGTGTTCACAGGATGATGGCAATACTAACTTTGACGAACTTGTCGATCTTCCGTATATTGACGAAACGAATGAATTCGTTGTGTTTACGACTGTCAATATCCACAATCCCACCGACCGAACCGTGGATTTCAACAAGAAGGTGGTGATAGTGGAACCTCAGCACGTCAACTCCACTACGAAAGTGTCAGATAAGGACGGTATAACATTGGGCGCCAACAAGGCCCACAACATCGATTGTAAGGACATTCATAAATTGTTTAAAGATTCTACCATCGATCCCGACAATTTCGAGGTTGAGGAGGTCTATGAGGGCTGGGTCGTCATCGAATCTGAAAAAGGCAAGAGGATTCCGGACCTGGCCGTCTGTGCCAATTATTTCGCCGCGGTGTGGGATACCTCCACTGATAAGGGTGGAGGGACCTCGGCACAAACGCTGTGCTATAAGCCCATCAGGGTGAGGTTCACGGGGGATTTCAAGCTCTTTTAAGCAGTAATTGAGGAGCCCTTGTAGGACGCCAAGGGGTCGCGGGTGAGCGGCCCCCTGGCCCCGACACCTTATTAGGCCGGACACCCACAAGGGGCGTCCCTACAATAGGGCCGAGGATTTCCCCTCTAACCCCTGGACCAGGGGCTCAATCTCTTCATTGCTCAAAAGACCGTGTAGGGACAGCCTTCATGGCTGTCCGGCCTTTTAGCCTTTCGGACAGGGATAAACCCTGTCCCTACAAAAATCAAAAAAAACGCCCTCGATTCGGGAAGTAAAGGAAATACGGGAAGTACGTGACGACAGGCGCGCCTGTTTTTTGATGTTATCCGCCTGAGGCGGATTTAGGCTGTCCGTGTTTTCTTTGCGGACAGGGAGTCCGCCTGAGGCGGAGCCGGCCCGACTACCCCGTTTTATGCGGACAGGGAGTCCGCCTGAGGCGGAGCCCCCCCCGGTTGAGGGCGGCTGCCAGCCGGGCGGCGAGCTTTTCAGGAAGCCCGTCTCGGTTGGCCGGCGTCACCTCGATGAGGGTGACGGCCGGGTGGGTCTTGAGCCGCCGGACGAAGGGAGGGTTTCCCACCATGACGGTGCCCACCAGTGGGGCGGGCCCCTCCACGGTCTGGGTGAGAAGCGCCTTGAACGCCTCCGAGAAGAGCTCCATCTTGCCGATCTCGTCTACGATCAGAAGAGCGCCGGAGGCCAGCCCCGCCTCCAAGGCTGGGATGGCCACCGCCTCGAAGCTCTCCAGCTCCACGCCGTATCGCCCGACCCGCCAGGGGCTCGGAATCTCGAGCCGTGCCAGGGTGCCGCGACGGCCGTCGAGGCTCTCGACGTCGAAGCCCACCCGCCTCCCGTCCCGGCGCACCTCGCGGGTGAAGAAGCCCGCCGCCGGGACATCGAGCCTTTCTAAGAGCCTCTCGATACAGGTGGTTTTACCCACCCGCGGCGGGCCCGTGAGCAGGAGCTTCGGGGGAGGGTCTTCCATGGGGGCCTTCGGCTCCCGTCACTCCCGCTTTTCCCTAAGCTCCGCCCCCGATGGAGCCTCGTCCAGGGGCAGAGTTCGGGGCGGGTTCTTCCTGAACTCGCGGCGACTCTCCTTGCCGCTCCTGCGGTGCTTGTTTCTTCGGCGCCGCTTGGTCCTCTGAGACGGAGTAGCCATGGGACGCTCCCTATCTTCGTTTCATGTGACCTGTCGCGAGCCGGGCCTCCGAAGTCCTACCGAAGGGAACTCACTATCCGTGAATTTCCGCGATTTTCCGCGATTTTCCGAATATCTCTGTAGCGGGCTCATTTTCCGCGAAATTCCGCCTTTCGTTTTTCAAGGAAGGCTTCGGTGCCCTCGACGATGTCCTCGGTGCCGCAAAGAAGCCCGAAGCTGTTTGCCTCGAGGTCCAGCCCCTGCTCCAGGGTCAAGTCGCCGGCCTGACGGACGCACTCGATTATCACCTTCAACGCCAGAGGGGACTTAGCCGCGAGGGCGGAGGCGACCGCGCGGACGGTGGGCATCAGCTCCTCGGCCGCAACCACCTGATTCACAATCCCCAGGCGGAGAGCCTCGCTGGCGTCGAACATCTCTCCCAAGAGCAGATGCTCCAAAGCCTTCCTCGCCCCTGCGAGGCGGGTCAATTGCTGGGTTCCACCCCAGCAGGGGTTGAAGCCGAGGTTGACCTCCGGCTGGCCGAACTGGGCCCCCTCGGCCGCGTAGCCAAGGGTGCAGGCGTAGAGCAACTCGCACCCGGCGCCGAGGCAGTATCCGTTGACGGCGGCGATGACGGGCTTTCCGAGCCCCATGACGAGGTTGATCAGAGGTCGGCCCCTCATCGGCAGGGCGTCTCGGCCTTCCAGCGCTCCGCCCTTTACTATCTCATTGATCTCGGTTACGTCTGCCCCAGCGATGAAGGCCTTCTTGCCCGCGCCGGTTAGGATGACGACCCGCACCTCCTCATCGGCCCGAGCATCCAAGAATGCCTCCTCCATCTCCAATACAGATGCGCGATTGAGGGCATTAAAGACACGAGGGCGATTGACGGTGATGGTGGCGATTCCCTCTTCCAACTCATAGAGGAGATTCTCATAGGCCATGCCGGTCTCCTTTCGTCTACAGCTGGCCGCCTCAGCGAGTATCGCGGGAGGTGCCGCCGGTTCTCTCCATCATGGCCTTGGCCAATGCCTCCAGGACCCTGGCCTTGGCCTCCGCCAGGGAGCCCTCGAGGCTGCAGCCCGCCGCCTTCGTGTGGCCGCCGCCGCCGAAGAGCCCCGCAACCGCATCGACCTCGCAAGGGCCCTTGGAGCGAAGGCTCACCCTGACCAAACCAGGCCGCTCCTCCTTGAAGAGGCAGGCCACCTCGGCGCCCTTGACGCTAATGGCGGCATCGACAAAGCTCCCCGTATCAAGGGGAGGGTCGGGATGGTCGGCGTAGAGCACATTGGGAACCATCATGAAGCTGACCCGCCCGTCGAGGTGGAGCTCCAAGGCCTCCAGGCAGCGGCCCATGGTCCTAAGACTCTCTACAGGGCGCTCGTAATAAATGGCTCGGCTTACGTTATGAGGGTCGACCCCGAGCTTAAGCATCTCGGCGGCGATAGCCACCGCCTTGGGCGAGGTGTTGGAGAAGCTGAACCGCCCCGTATCAAAGAAAATTCCGGTATAGATGAGGGTCGCCATATCCCGGTCGATTGTCAAGCCGAGATGCCGAACTACATCGTATATGAGCTCAACCGTGGAGCTCGCTCCTTGATCGACGCAGACGGCGCCGCCGAACCCCGTGTTGGAGGGGTGATGATCGATGTTTGCCACCCGCTCAAGAGGGGGTAGGGAGTCCTCGATCGGCCCAAGCCTCTCTAAGCTAGGCACATCCACCACCACTGCCGCCTCCGCAGAGAGGCCGGCCTCCAGGGAGGAAGGGCCCTCGACGTCCCCGATCCCCGGAAGGAAGCTGTAGGTGGGGTCGGGCGAAGCATCCGGGATTACGATTCTACACGGACGGCCGAGCTGCCGACAGCAAGCTTGGACTGCCAAGACCGAAGCCAGGGCGTCCCCGTCAGCGTTGGAGTGGGTGGTGGCGAAGAACGACGTGTGGGTGCGAAGAAAGGTTGCGACCGCCGCGATTCCCATCCCCCTCGGTCAGACCTCCAGGGTCAGCGCCGCGCCCGTCGGCGGAGAGTTCCTTGGCGAGCGGCCAGAATGGGAGCGAGGTAGACGACGTTATCTTTCCTGCCCAGCCGGGGCATGGGGCTGAAATGCTCGATGGTGAGGTCACCGTAATGACCGTTCCAGCAGCGATATGAATGCACCTTGTAGGCAAACGGGTCGAGGGTCACCTCGAAGAAAATGGGCGCTTGGCATCGTTCGCAGTAGCCGTATATGTGAGCCATTCAACGAAACCCTCTATCGCGTACGTAGGCGGGTCAGTACCGTATAATAAAAGTTGCCAGCCCCCGGTCATCTTCGAGACGCCCTGCGGCGACCTCAGCTTCCCTGAGCGTCGGGTACGGTCCCACCCGGACCCTGTAGAACCGGCCCTTAGGGCTTACCCAGGGCTGAATAATGACGTCCGGGTACTCGCGCTGGAGCCGGTCCTGGAGTCGGCGGGCGTTGGTAAAGCTGGCGAACGACCCAGCCTGCACCCGGTATTTGGTCTCCCCCCTGACCATATCGCCCCAAAGGAGCACCTTCAGGGACACCAGGGCTGTGCCGGCCTCCTCCATGTCAACCTTCCGGGCTGCGTCACGGGAAAGGTCGATGATGCGACCCTTGACGAATGGCCCCCGGTCGTTTATCTCCACCACGGCTTGGCGACCGTTGTCGAGATTCCTCACCTCCACCATAGTGCCAAAGGGCAGGGTGCGATGAGCCGCCGTAAGGTCGTTCATATCGTATATGGCTCCACTCGCCGTAGGCTTGCCATGGAAGTCTTCCCCATACCAGGAAGCTATGCCCGACAGGGCGTGTCCCGACCGCTCATAGGAGCTCGGTGCCCTCGCCCTACAACCCCAAGCCAACGCAATCAAAGCTATGCACACCACCAGGGCCCCTAGGCGTCGTCCTGCTTGAAGAGGCACCCTCATGGATGGACATCGTTTGAGGGGTTCCATGGTCGGGTTAGCGGCTCGTCAGGCTGTTATAGATGGCCAACTCCCGTTCGGCCTCCTCTTTCATCCCCTTTTTCTCGTAGATGACGCCCAAGTTATAGTGGGCCCGAGCTTCATTGGGATTGAGCTCGATGGCTTTTTTGAACTCGGCGATGGCCTCGTCGAGCATCCCTTTCTCGTCGAAAATGTAGCCCAGCCCGTAGTGGGCCTTGGTGTCTTGGGGGTTAAGTTTCACCGCTTCGATGAACGCTTTCATGGCCTTGTCTGTATCGTTACGTTCGTTGTAAACAAACCCAAGGGCGTAGTGGGCTCTACCGTTAGTCTGGTCGAGCTCAATGGCCCGGCGAAACTGCGCCTCGGCCTCTTGGAACTTCCCCTGACGAGAGAACTTAATGCCATCTCGCAGGGCTCTCTTGCTCGCTTCAGGGTCTACAGGTGTCTTAGGCACCGCCGCAACCTCGCGCCTCTCGGGGGGGGCTCGCCAGGCGGCCGGTGGAGGCGTGGCGGGCTCTGAACTAAAGGGCGACGCCGACATCTGGCGCCTCTCGGGGGGGGCTCGCCAGGCGGCCGGCGGAGCCGCGGCAGGCTGTTGCCTATAGGGAGGTGGAACCACGACGCCGACCCGCATCGCGCTAAGCTCTTCATTTAAGGCGGCGACCTGTTGCTGGAGCTTATCTCGTTGCCGCTCTAAATCCGCCTGATCCTGCTCCTGCTTCATCTGTTCGCTTTCCAGACGTTGGACCTGTTTTGACAGCCGCGTGAGGGTAAAGGCTGTAGTCGTCTCGGTCGGCCGGGGCTCCGACTTGAACTTCGGGCCCCCTTCATCAAGGGCCCTCCCAACAGCTTGGCATCCCGCCAGCAGCGCCAAGCACCCTACGACGGCGAGCCATCGAGCGGGTCTCATTATCTTTTTCCTCTCAGTCCTCGGGGTCGCTGGCTCCGGATTCAGCATGCCTCCAGCTCTTCTTGTTCTCACCCTCTGAACCTACGATACGGAGGCCTTGGGCGACCTTCGCATCAGATTGTCGAAGCGGGAGAAGCGCATCGAATATGACCCCCTTCCCTGGGTGAGGCTCCGCAGGTCGGTCGAGTAGCCGAAAAGCTGTGAGAGGGGAACCAGGGCCATAACATGCTGCACCCTTTGGGTGGTCTCAATACCTTCGATCTTGCCTTTGCGTGCGCCGAGGTCTTCGATCACCGGCCCTAGAAAATCCTCCGGCACGAAAACCTCCACCTCCATAAAGGGCTCGAGCAATAGAGGCTCGGCCTCCAATGCAGCCTCCCGGAAAGCCTGGCCGGCCGCCACGTGGAAGGCGAGCTCCGTAGCCGACTCTGGGGCCACCTCGGCTGCAGTAATCGTGGCCGTGCAGTCAACGACCCGGTATCCAGCTAAGGGACCGCTCGTTGCGGCCCCCCTGAGCCCTTCCAGGGCCGCCTCGGCTAGGGGCTCCGGGAGGTCCTCATCCGAAAGAGGGCAGGCGACCTGGAAGCCTTCCCCCACAGGGGCCGGGTCGAGTCTCACCCAGCAGCGGCCCCGCTGAATTTTTCCGGCGACCTCCTTTTCGAACCGGCCCTCGCCCTCGGCCGAGCGTTGGATGGTCTCGCGGTAGACTACTTGAGGGCGTCCGACCCTGGCTACCACATTGTACTCTTGGTTCATCCTATTTACCAGCACATCGATATGGAGCTCGCCCATGCCGCTTAAGATGATCTGGCCCGTCTCCTCATCGGTGGCCATAGTTACGGTCGGATCTTCGGCGACGAGCTTGCCGATGGCGTGGAGGAGCTTCTTTTCTTCGGCCACATTTTTGGGCTCGATGGCCACCGATATGACCGGCTCCGGCACATCGAGGCTCTCCAGCAGAATGGGGTGGTCCTTGGCCGACAGAGTGTCGCCGGTTGTAATCCCCTTGAGGCCCGCGGCGGCGACGATGGCCCCGGCGCCGACCTCTTCGAGGCGCTCTCGCCGGTTGGCGTGCATCCGAAAGAGCCGGGCCACACGCTCGTTGCTCTCTCTGGTGACGTTGTAAACAATGCTGTCGGCTCTAAGGCGGCCCGAGTAAGTGCGCAGGTAGACGAGCTTGCGCCCCTGGTCCATCGAGACCTTGAACGCAAGGGCGCAGAACGGGTCATCCACCGAGGGGTGGCGTAAAACTTGAGCGCCGGTCGCAGGGTCGGCTCCGGCGATGGGCGGGACATCCCGCGGCGAGGGGAGGAAATCGACCACCGCGTCCATAAGGGTCTGAACACCCTTGTTTTTAAGGCCCGAGCCGCAGAGCACCGGCACGAGCTCGGCCCTAAGGGTCGTTCGGCGCAAGGCCGCCCTCAGCTCCTTCGGGGCTACGGCGCCGCCGGCGAGGTATAGCTCCAGGAGCTGCTCGTCCCGCTCTGAAACGGTCTCGACAAGAGAATCGCGGGCCTCCCTGGCCTCGCTCTCCATGGATTCCGGGATAGGCGCGTCCAGGTACTCGATTCCCAATGGGTCGCTCTCCCACAACAGAGCCCGCATGGCCACGAGGTCTACGACTCCGATGAAGCCTTCGGCCTCGCCGATGGGTAGCGCCACGACGGCCGGCGCGGCGCCAAGCTTCTCTTCCATCTGGCTCACGACGCGCCGAAACTCAGAGCCAACCCGGTCCATCTTATTTACGAATGCGATCCTCGGCACGCCGTACTTGTTGGCCTGATGCCAGACGGCCTCGCTCTGGGGCTCGACGCCGCCCACGCCGCAAAAAATTGCAACCGCACCGTCGAGGACCCGAAGGGAACGCTCCACCTCGATGGTGAAGTCCACGTGGCCCGGGGTGTCGATGATATTGATCTGGTGAACGATGTTGTCGACCTTCCACTGGCAGGTGGTGGCGGCCGAGGTGATGGTGATGCCGCGCTCCTGCTCCTGCTCCATCCAGTCCATGACCGCGGCGCCCTCGTGGACCTCACCCATCTTGTAGGTCTTGCCGGTGTAGAAGAGGATCCGCTCGGTGGTCGTCGTCTTGCCCGCGTCGATGTGGGCCATGATCCCGATATTTCGGGTCCGGCTCAGCGGGTATTGGCGAAGATGAGTAAGCGAGTCGTTGTCGGCCATGAGGGTTACCAGCGGTAGTGAGCAAACGCCTTGTTCGATTCCGCCATCTTGTGGATGTCTTCCTTGCGCTTGAAAGCAGCACCCTGACGGGTCGACGCATCAAGGATCTCGTTGGCGAGTCGCTCGGTCATCGTGTTCTCGCGCCGCTTGCGGGAAAAGTCGACCAGCCAGCGCACCGCCAGCGTGGTGGAACGGCGGGGCCGCACTTCGACCGGCACCTGATAGGAGGAGCCACCGACGCGGCGAGAACGCACCTCTACCTCGGGGCGGAGGTTGTCGATCGCCTTCTTGAGGGTCGTCATCGCGTCAGAGCCGCCGCGCTGCTCGACCATCTCGAGCGCGCCGTAAACGATCCGCCGCGATATCTCCTTCTTCCCCTTCCAGAGCACCTTGTTGATGACCTGGCTGACGAGGACGCTGCGATATACCGGGTCGGGCGCAATCTTCTTGACTTCTGCCGGGGCTCTGCGCATTAGTGCCTCCCTCCATGGCCGTGGGGCGCGCTTCGCCGAGCCATCGGCGTCGCTGGCGCGGACGCACGACGAAGGCGCATCTCCTGGGATGCGTCGAGGAGGAGGACACCGCGAGCGGGGTCGAGGGCCGGTGAGGCGCCGCCAAAGGTCGTGGTGAGTGGCACTACTTGTCCTTCTTGGAGCCGTAACGAGAGCGAGCCTGCCTGCGCTCGGATACACCGGCGGCGTCGAGGGTGCCCCGGATGACCTTGTAGCGAATACCCGGGAGGTCCTTCACCCGGCCGCCACGAATCAGCACGATCGAATGCTCCTGGAGGTTGTGGCCTTCGCCGGGGATGAACGCGGTGACTTCAGTGCCCGAAGAGAGGCGGACGCGACAGACCTTCCGAAGTGCCGAATTCGGCTTCTTCGGGGTGATCGTGTACACCCGGGTACACACCCCGCGACGCTGCGGGGCTCCTCCGAGGCCCGGCGTCTTATCCTTCTTCGGTTTCCGAGCCCGGCCCTTACGGACCAGCTGCTCAATGGTCGGCACTCATGCCCTCTCTAACTAGTTGTCGCGCAGCACAGCCCGAAGGTGCACCGCACATGCGAAAGTCGGCTCCTCGTCCGGCATCCGACTACATCGGAGGCCCGGCGATTCGCCGACCCAATCTGATCCCCTTCTCAGGCGAAAAGCCCGGCTTGGATCGTCAGCCGGGCAAGCCCTTCGCGAGAAGGGGCTAGGGGACCGAAGTCACGGTTCTGGAGTATATAGACGGCTCTTTCGGGGGTCAAAGCGCGATCGGGAAAGGCGAGAAGGGGTTGATAGAACGGAAACTGTGCCACGGCACTTTGGGGCGTGATGACGCTCGCGGATGGTGAGGTGCAATATCGATCACG
It encodes the following:
- a CDS encoding 30S ribosomal protein S12 is translated as MPTIEQLVRKGRARKPKKDKTPGLGGAPQRRGVCTRVYTITPKKPNSALRKVCRVRLSSGTEVTAFIPGEGHNLQEHSIVLIRGGRVKDLPGIRYKVIRGTLDAAGVSERRQARSRYGSKKDK
- the fusA gene encoding elongation factor G gives rise to the protein MADNDSLTHLRQYPLSRTRNIGIMAHIDAGKTTTTERILFYTGKTYKMGEVHEGAAVMDWMEQEQERGITITSAATTCQWKVDNIVHQINIIDTPGHVDFTIEVERSLRVLDGAVAIFCGVGGVEPQSEAVWHQANKYGVPRIAFVNKMDRVGSEFRRVVSQMEEKLGAAPAVVALPIGEAEGFIGVVDLVAMRALLWESDPLGIEYLDAPIPESMESEAREARDSLVETVSERDEQLLELYLAGGAVAPKELRAALRRTTLRAELVPVLCGSGLKNKGVQTLMDAVVDFLPSPRDVPPIAGADPATGAQVLRHPSVDDPFCALAFKVSMDQGRKLVYLRTYSGRLRADSIVYNVTRESNERVARLFRMHANRRERLEEVGAGAIVAAAGLKGITTGDTLSAKDHPILLESLDVPEPVISVAIEPKNVAEEKKLLHAIGKLVAEDPTVTMATDEETGQIILSGMGELHIDVLVNRMNQEYNVVARVGRPQVVYRETIQRSAEGEGRFEKEVAGKIQRGRCWVRLDPAPVGEGFQVACPLSDEDLPEPLAEAALEGLRGAATSGPLAGYRVVDCTATITAAEVAPESATELAFHVAAGQAFREAALEAEPLLLEPFMEVEVFVPEDFLGPVIEDLGARKGKIEGIETTQRVQHVMALVPLSQLFGYSTDLRSLTQGRGSYSMRFSRFDNLMRRSPKASVS
- a CDS encoding septal ring lytic transglycosylase RlpA family protein, which translates into the protein MRVPLQAGRRLGALVVCIALIALAWGCRARAPSSYERSGHALSGIASWYGEDFHGKPTASGAIYDMNDLTAAHRTLPFGTMVEVRNLDNGRQAVVEINDRGPFVKGRIIDLSRDAARKVDMEEAGTALVSLKVLLWGDMVRGETKYRVQAGSFASFTNARRLQDRLQREYPDVIIQPWVSPKGRFYRVRVGPYPTLREAEVAAGRLEDDRGLATFIIRY
- a CDS encoding enoyl-CoA hydratase/isomerase family protein, translating into MAYENLLYELEEGIATITVNRPRVFNALNRASVLEMEEAFLDARADEEVRVVILTGAGKKAFIAGADVTEINEIVKGGALEGRDALPMRGRPLINLVMGLGKPVIAAVNGYCLGAGCELLYACTLGYAAEGAQFGQPEVNLGFNPCWGGTQQLTRLAGARKALEHLLLGEMFDASEALRLGIVNQVVAAEELMPTVRAVASALAAKSPLALKVIIECVRQAGDLTLEQGLDLEANSFGLLCGTEDIVEGTEAFLEKRKAEFRGK
- a CDS encoding bifunctional oligoribonuclease/PAP phosphatase NrnA — translated: MGIAAVATFLRTHTSFFATTHSNADGDALASVLAVQACCRQLGRPCRIVIPDASPDPTYSFLPGIGDVEGPSSLEAGLSAEAAVVVDVPSLERLGPIEDSLPPLERVANIDHHPSNTGFGGAVCVDQGASSTVELIYDVVRHLGLTIDRDMATLIYTGIFFDTGRFSFSNTSPKAVAIAAEMLKLGVDPHNVSRAIYYERPVESLRTMGRCLEALELHLDGRVSFMMVPNVLYADHPDPPLDTGSFVDAAISVKGAEVACLFKEERPGLVRVSLRSKGPCEVDAVAGLFGGGGHTKAAGCSLEGSLAEAKARVLEALAKAMMERTGGTSRDTR
- a CDS encoding tetratricopeptide repeat protein — protein: MRPARWLAVVGCLALLAGCQAVGRALDEGGPKFKSEPRPTETTTAFTLTRLSKQVQRLESEQMKQEQDQADLERQRDKLQQQVAALNEELSAMRVGVVVPPPYRQQPAAAPPAAWRAPPERRQMSASPFSSEPATPPPAAWRAPPERREVAAVPKTPVDPEASKRALRDGIKFSRQGKFQEAEAQFRRAIELDQTNGRAHYALGFVYNERNDTDKAMKAFIEAVKLNPQDTKAHYGLGYIFDEKGMLDEAIAEFKKAIELNPNEARAHYNLGVIYEKKGMKEEAERELAIYNSLTSR
- a CDS encoding nucleoside-triphosphatase; amino-acid sequence: MEDPPPKLLLTGPPRVGKTTCIERLLERLDVPAAGFFTREVRRDGRRVGFDVESLDGRRGTLARLEIPSPWRVGRYGVELESFEAVAIPALEAGLASGALLIVDEIGKMELFSEAFKALLTQTVEGPAPLVGTVMVGNPPFVRRLKTHPAVTLIEVTPANRDGLPEKLAARLAAALNRGGLRLRRTPCPHKTG
- the rpsG gene encoding 30S ribosomal protein S7, which codes for MRRAPAEVKKIAPDPVYRSVLVSQVINKVLWKGKKEISRRIVYGALEMVEQRGGSDAMTTLKKAIDNLRPEVEVRSRRVGGSSYQVPVEVRPRRSTTLAVRWLVDFSRKRRENTMTERLANEILDASTRQGAAFKRKEDIHKMAESNKAFAHYRW